The following are encoded together in the Gemmatimonadaceae bacterium genome:
- a CDS encoding PEP-CTERM sorting domain-containing protein encodes MTHRSRYLSIACGAAVALLPLGLSAQLISTPTFFAVNPTGMYLRGDGVLGSPLVLDLGLSSYLRTITLKPTGVLQVAGSGSPYHDAVYCGVFSTSSTLLASTELNRVVGAIAPPANVFGSCQTQPTFYGNQPTDVSNDFFISFDGLTITVPTSSRFLFIAIPDDYAPDNVSPDPSRYGIYASMTTTVPEPSSIALSALGLFGLGLFASRRRTRFHS; translated from the coding sequence ATGACTCACCGAAGCCGGTATCTGTCAATCGCGTGTGGTGCTGCTGTTGCGCTGTTGCCTTTAGGGTTATCTGCACAGCTCATCAGCACACCCACCTTCTTTGCCGTCAACCCGACTGGCATGTACCTTCGCGGCGATGGCGTCCTTGGTTCACCGCTCGTGCTTGATCTCGGGTTGTCGAGCTATCTCCGGACCATAACATTGAAACCGACAGGGGTGCTGCAGGTTGCGGGCAGCGGCAGCCCGTATCATGATGCCGTCTATTGTGGGGTGTTCTCAACCTCGTCCACTCTACTGGCGTCGACCGAGCTGAATCGAGTTGTCGGTGCGATTGCACCTCCCGCAAATGTGTTCGGATCCTGCCAAACCCAACCGACTTTTTACGGCAATCAGCCGACGGATGTCTCGAACGACTTCTTCATTTCATTCGACGGACTGACGATCACGGTCCCGACGTCGTCGCGCTTTCTCTTCATCGCCATTCCCGACGATTACGCTCCGGACAACGTGAGTCCAGATCCGAGTCGCTACGGGATTTACGCGTCGATGACAACCACAGTCCCCGAGCCCTCCTCGATCGCTCTCAGCGCCCTCGGCTTATTCGGTCTGGGGCTGTTCGCATCGCGTCGCAGAACGCGATTCCATTCGTAA